In a single window of the Terriglobia bacterium genome:
- a CDS encoding AI-2E family transporter codes for MANNHRSDILFFFGVILALWVAYSVRDVLMLIYVSALFAVVLSPAIGMIQKMHIGSWRAGRGFAIVFLILMLALAGTLFAVFALPPVYRDGRNFSADWPRHLTEFTEGIKHLPFASKIDPAGLQKYAAEIAGGAGGLFLNLAGGIFGFFTAIILTAYFIIDGDRTFYWVVSMFPLHQQPRLNSTLLRAKARMRNWLIGQSMLMLSLGVCSLIVYWALGLKYFYLLAMFAGIANILPIAGPISAVVLASAVAIMDSPQKLVGVIIFFAVYFQIESVFLSPRIMRHTLNLSPLTVIIALSLGGALAGVVGALVSVPTAALVMVLADEYLVKRKPAEAAKAAAAAD; via the coding sequence ATGGCGAATAACCACCGGTCTGACATCTTGTTCTTTTTTGGCGTGATCCTTGCCTTGTGGGTGGCCTATAGCGTCCGTGACGTGCTGATGCTCATCTATGTAAGCGCGCTGTTCGCCGTGGTCTTGTCGCCGGCCATCGGTATGATTCAGAAAATGCATATTGGCAGCTGGCGCGCTGGACGCGGCTTCGCCATCGTTTTCCTGATCCTGATGCTGGCCCTTGCGGGCACCTTATTTGCCGTGTTTGCCCTGCCGCCCGTTTATCGCGACGGCCGCAACTTCTCGGCTGACTGGCCTCGGCACCTGACGGAGTTCACTGAAGGAATCAAGCATCTTCCTTTTGCCTCAAAGATTGATCCTGCAGGATTGCAGAAGTATGCCGCCGAAATTGCCGGAGGCGCCGGTGGACTCTTCCTGAACCTGGCTGGCGGTATTTTCGGCTTCTTTACCGCTATCATCCTCACCGCATACTTCATTATTGATGGCGACCGTACCTTCTATTGGGTTGTCTCCATGTTCCCGCTTCACCAACAGCCCCGGCTGAACTCGACTCTGCTGCGCGCCAAAGCCCGCATGCGCAACTGGCTGATTGGCCAGTCAATGCTCATGCTCAGCCTTGGAGTATGCAGCCTGATCGTCTATTGGGCGCTCGGCCTGAAATATTTTTATCTGCTGGCAATGTTTGCCGGCATCGCTAACATTCTGCCGATTGCCGGCCCCATCAGCGCTGTTGTACTGGCCTCGGCCGTGGCCATCATGGACTCGCCACAGAAACTCGTGGGCGTAATCATCTTCTTTGCTGTCTATTTCCAGATTGAAAGCGTCTTCCTCTCGCCGCGCATCATGCGCCACACGCTCAACCTGTCGCCGCTCACCGTGATCATTGCTCTTTCTCTTGGAGGCGCATTGGCTGGCGTTGTAGGCGCGCTGGTTTCCGTTCCGACCGCTGCGCTGGTCATGGTCCTGGCCGATGAATACCTGGTCAAACGCAAGCCAGCAGAAGCGGCGAAGGCAGCAGCAGCGGCGGACTAA
- the asd gene encoding aspartate-semialdehyde dehydrogenase, with the protein MTSKIPVGILGATGTVGQRFIQLLHEHPWFEITWLAASDRSAGKLYPEAAKWNLSTPIPGKIAAMKVSAAAPDSSTPKLVFAALDATAAQQIEPAFAEAGHAVVSNSSAFRMAEDVPLIIPEVNGDHVPLIKTQKWYKKNGGFMVTNPNCSAIGLVLALAPLHRRFGIDKIFVATMQAISGAGYPGVASMDILGNVIPYIAKEEDKMEAETRKLLGSLKKGSLNGSRVIDADLTLSAHCNRVAVEDGHTESVSLKLRKSAQAEEIIEAWNEFRCLPQKLKLPTAPEQPVIYESAPDRPQPRLDRDRGRGMSAVCGRLRPCNIFDWKFTVLSHNTIRGAAGAALLNGELLKAQGYLS; encoded by the coding sequence ATGACCAGCAAAATTCCAGTCGGCATTCTCGGCGCTACCGGGACCGTCGGGCAGAGATTTATCCAACTGCTCCACGAACACCCGTGGTTTGAAATTACATGGCTCGCGGCCTCAGACCGCTCAGCAGGCAAGCTTTACCCTGAAGCCGCCAAGTGGAACCTGTCCACGCCGATCCCGGGAAAGATCGCCGCAATGAAAGTCTCCGCCGCCGCCCCGGACAGCAGCACGCCCAAGCTGGTCTTTGCCGCACTTGATGCCACTGCCGCGCAGCAGATTGAGCCGGCGTTTGCGGAAGCAGGCCACGCTGTGGTTTCCAACTCCAGCGCGTTTCGTATGGCGGAAGACGTTCCTTTGATCATCCCTGAAGTCAATGGCGACCACGTTCCGCTTATCAAGACGCAGAAGTGGTACAAGAAAAATGGCGGCTTCATGGTGACCAATCCCAACTGCTCCGCCATTGGGTTGGTGCTGGCCCTTGCGCCGTTGCATCGCCGTTTTGGCATTGACAAGATTTTCGTCGCCACCATGCAGGCCATCAGCGGCGCGGGCTATCCTGGCGTCGCCTCCATGGACATTCTGGGCAATGTGATTCCCTACATCGCCAAGGAAGAAGACAAGATGGAAGCGGAGACGCGCAAGCTGCTGGGTTCACTGAAAAAAGGATCGTTGAACGGCTCGCGCGTGATCGATGCTGATCTCACGCTCAGCGCGCACTGCAACCGCGTTGCTGTGGAAGATGGCCATACTGAATCCGTCTCATTAAAGCTACGCAAGTCGGCGCAGGCGGAAGAGATCATTGAAGCCTGGAACGAATTTCGCTGCCTACCGCAAAAGCTTAAGCTGCCCACAGCACCGGAACAGCCAGTGATCTATGAGTCGGCGCCGGACCGCCCGCAGCCTCGACTCGACCGAGATCGCGGACGCGGCATGAGCGCTGTCTGCGGGCGCTTGCGGCCCTGCAACATCTTCGACTGGAAATTCACCGTGCTCTCGCACAACACGATCCGCGGCGCAGCGGGCGCGGCCCTGCTGAATGGCGAGCTGCTTAAAGCGCAGGGATATCTGAGTTGA
- the lysC gene encoding lysine-sensitive aspartokinase 3 produces the protein MIVMKFGGTSVQDAQAIDRVAAIVRERLPECPVVVVSALAKITDQLLAMSAAAGAGDRAKALELSRVARERHYNCASDLLGTHAFAQIAPELEADFNGLDELLRGVVAVGELTPRTIDTIAGFGERVSSKIAAAAFSQRNIEAEHVDSRKCIVTDATFGKAVPQFEETDARLAETVKPLLDRKRVPVMGGFIAATREGVATTLGRGGSDFSAAIIGAGLNAERIEIWTDVDGMMTTDPNLCPDARRIKNISFEEAAELAYFGAKVLHPATLLPAIQKNIPVLILNSRNPKCEGTRITATAPKSKNIFKAIAAKKRITVVDVVATRMLMAHGFLKNIFEVFANHRCPVDMVSTSEVSVSVTVDSNESIAAIAADLAKLADVKYQGRKAIVCLVGENIKSTPGIAAKVFSAIPEANIHMISQGASEINIGFVIDEDAVPDVVSRLHRTFFAQVDPEVFA, from the coding sequence ATGATCGTAATGAAATTCGGCGGCACCTCCGTGCAGGACGCCCAAGCCATCGATCGCGTCGCGGCCATCGTGCGCGAACGCCTGCCGGAATGTCCCGTGGTCGTCGTCAGCGCGCTGGCCAAAATCACAGATCAGCTTCTGGCCATGTCAGCCGCCGCCGGGGCTGGCGACCGCGCAAAAGCGCTTGAGCTTTCCCGCGTTGCGCGCGAGCGCCATTACAACTGTGCCAGCGATTTGCTGGGCACACATGCGTTTGCGCAGATCGCGCCGGAGCTGGAAGCTGACTTTAACGGCCTGGACGAGCTTTTGCGCGGCGTTGTTGCCGTGGGCGAACTCACGCCCCGCACCATCGACACGATTGCAGGCTTTGGCGAGCGAGTGTCATCCAAGATCGCCGCCGCTGCATTTTCCCAGCGCAATATCGAAGCCGAGCATGTTGATTCACGGAAATGCATCGTAACCGACGCCACGTTCGGCAAGGCGGTTCCACAATTTGAAGAGACGGACGCCCGCCTGGCGGAAACCGTGAAGCCGTTGCTCGACCGCAAGCGAGTTCCGGTGATGGGGGGCTTTATCGCAGCCACGCGAGAAGGCGTTGCGACCACGCTGGGACGTGGTGGATCGGATTTCAGCGCTGCCATCATCGGCGCAGGACTTAACGCCGAGCGCATTGAGATTTGGACAGACGTGGACGGCATGATGACCACCGACCCTAATCTCTGTCCCGACGCGCGTCGCATCAAAAACATCAGCTTTGAAGAAGCGGCTGAGCTTGCCTATTTCGGCGCGAAAGTTCTGCATCCGGCCACGCTGCTGCCGGCCATCCAGAAGAATATCCCGGTTCTGATTCTTAACTCGCGCAATCCCAAATGCGAAGGCACGCGGATCACCGCCACCGCTCCCAAGAGTAAGAACATTTTCAAGGCCATAGCCGCCAAGAAACGCATTACCGTGGTGGATGTAGTCGCCACGCGCATGCTCATGGCGCATGGCTTTCTCAAGAATATTTTTGAAGTTTTTGCCAACCATCGCTGCCCGGTGGATATGGTTTCTACTTCCGAGGTCAGCGTTTCAGTCACCGTTGATTCAAACGAATCCATTGCGGCCATTGCCGCGGATCTGGCCAAGCTGGCCGACGTGAAATATCAAGGTCGCAAGGCCATCGTCTGCCTGGTGGGTGAAAACATCAAGAGCACACCGGGCATTGCCGCCAAGGTCTTCAGCGCCATTCCTGAAGCCAACATCCACATGATCTCCCAGGGCGCATCGGAGATTAATATAGGATTTGTGATTGATGAAGACGCCGTTCCGGACGTAGTCTCGCGCCTGCACCGCACATTCTTTGCGCAGGTGGATCCCGAGGTCTTTGCATGA